One part of the Pristis pectinata isolate sPriPec2 chromosome 17, sPriPec2.1.pri, whole genome shotgun sequence genome encodes these proteins:
- the LOC127579428 gene encoding hydroxycarboxylic acid receptor 1-like — protein sequence MEPRCPLDEGIISPYNPPVIIISIILGFAGNAIALWIFCFRIKCWKPNTVYSLNLAIADLLLICSLPFRTGYFVRGKNWIYGDVPCRLNIFLISLNRAGSILFLIVIAIDRYFKVVHPLHKVNKISPRCAVKIAGGVWVVAVAISFHLLIEEHNFKQDDVMYCELFNKKDPLTPTAIWTGTVFIFFKFLLPVSVILFSTSCIIWKLRQMETGMRGKYKRTVKLVIAVAAVFVICFLPTNIAVVAVLVTKLRSPFDCKSYNTAVNIFYNTLFVTYLNSVIDPLIYYFSNLAFKDILEKALLHLNLSSCRPATNQNIEQEQSKAEPSVDQQLSSVTHV from the coding sequence ATGGAGCCGCGCTGTCCTCTTGATGAAGGGATTATTTCGCCCTACAACCCACCAGTAATTATTATCTCAATCATCCTAGGATTTGCTGGAAATGCAATTGCTTTGTGGATATTCTGCTTTcgtataaaatgctggaaaccaaaCACTGTGTACTCACTGAATCTGGCGATTGCGGACTTGCTCTTAATCTGCAGTCTACCCTTTCGAACAGGTTACTTTGTACGTGGGAAGAACTGGATTTATGGTGATGTTCCCTGTCGTCTGAACATATTCTTGATTTCCTTAAACCGGGCTGGCAGCATCCTTTTCCTCATAGTTATAGCGATCGATCGCTATTTCAAGGTGGTCCATCCACTCCACAAAGTAAACAAGATATCTCCAAGGTGTGCGGTGAAGATAGCAGGTGGTGTGTGGGTTGTAGCGGTGGCTATTTCTTTTCACTTGTTGATAGAAGAGCATAACTTCAAGCAAGACGACGTGATGTACTGTGAGCTTTTCAACAAAAAGGACCCTCTAACTCCGACAGCAATTTGGACTGGCActgtttttatattctttaagTTTCTTTTACCAGTTTCGGTGATTCTGTTCTCTACCTCTTGCATCATCTGGAAGTTAAGGCAGATGGAAACTGGAATGAGGGGTAAATATAAACGAACTGTGAAGCTTGTGATCGCTGTGGCAGCAGTCTTTGTCATTTGCTTCTTGCCCACCAACATTGCTGTAGTCGCGGTTTTAGTCACAAAGCTAAGAAGTCCATTTGACTGCAAGTCATATAACACAGCAgttaatatattttataataCGTTGTTTGTAACATACCTGAACAGTGTGATCGATCCacttatttattatttttcaaatttggCATTTAAAGATATTTTGGAGAAAGCTCTACTTCATCTTAATTTAAGCTCTTGTAGACCAGCCACAAATCAAAATATAGAACAAGAACAATCCAAAGCAGAACCATCTGTGGATCAACAACTGAGCTCTGTAACACATGTCTGA
- the LOC127579429 gene encoding hydroxycarboxylic acid receptor 1-like, with translation MAQNCTLHEGIFSNYNPPVIIISIILGFAGNAIALWIFCFRIKCWKPNTVYSLNLAIADLLLICSLPFRTGYYVRGKNWIYGDVPCRLNVFLISLNRAGSILFLIVIAIDRYFKVVHPLHKVNKISPRCAVKIAGGVWVVAVAISFHLLIEEHNFKQDDVIYCELFNKKDPLTPTAIWTDTVFIFFKFLLPVSVILFSTSCIIWKLRQMETGMRGKYKRTVKLVIAVAAVFVICFLPTNIAVVAVLVTKLRSPCDCKSYNTAVNIFYNTLFVTYLNSVIDPLIYYFSNSAFKDILEKALLRLNLRSRRPATNQNIEQEQSKAEPSVDQQLSSVTHV, from the coding sequence ATGGCCCAGAACTGTACCCTTCACGAAGGGATTTTTTCGAACTACAACCCACCAGTAATTATTATCTCAATCATCCTAGGATTTGCTGGAAATGCGATTGCTTTGTGGATATTTTGCTTTcgtataaaatgctggaaaccaaaCACTGTGTACTCACTGAATCTGGCGATTGCGGACTTGCTCTTAATCTGCAGTCTACCCTTTCGAACAGGTTACTATGTACGTGGGAAGAACTGGATTTATGGTGATGTTCCCTGTCGTCTGAACGTATTCTTGATTTCCTTAAACCGGGCTGGCAGCATCCTTTTCCTCATAGTTATAGCGATCGATCGCTATTTCAAGGTGGTCCATCCACTCCACAAAGTAAACAAGATATCTCCAAGGTGTGCGGTGAAGATAGCAGGTGGTGTGTGGGTTGTAGCGGTGGCTATTTCTTTTCACTTGTTGATAGAAGAGCATAACTTCAAGCAAGACGACGTGATATACTGTGAGCTTTTCAACAAAAAGGACCCTCTAACTCCGACAGCAATTTGGACTGACActgtttttatattctttaagTTTCTTTTACCAGTTTCGGTGATTCTGTTCTCTACCTCTTGCATCATCTGGAAGTTAAGGCAGATGGAAACTGGAATGAGGGGTAAATATAAACGAACTGTGAAGCTTGTGATCGCTGTGGCAGCAGTCTTTGTCATTTGCTTCTTGCCCACCAATATTGCTGTAGTCGCGGTTTTAGTCACAAAGCTAAGAAGTCCATGTGACTGCAAGTCATATAACACAGCAgttaatatattttataataCGTTGTTTGTAACATACCTGAACAGTGTGATCGATCCacttatttattatttttcaaattcGGCATTTAAAGATATTTTGGAGAAAGCTCTACTTCGTCTTAATTTAAGATCTCGTAGACCAGCCACAAATCAAAATATAGAACAAGAACAATCCAAAGCAGAACCATCTGTGGATCAACAACTGAGCTCTGTAACACATGTCTGA
- the LOC127579490 gene encoding hydroxycarboxylic acid receptor 2-like, whose amino-acid sequence MENLTRRCTPNEDSSSAYNSPVIIITCILGFIGNAIALWIYCFHVKSWKPNTVYSLNLAIADTLLICCLPFRAGYYIRDKDWIFGDVLCRLNIFMISLNRVGSIIFLMVIAIDRYFKVVHPLHKANKATARCAVKIAIGLWIVAMAICSHLLIEKHDFKQRNVTFCEPFNINYPLNPTAIWTDAVFIVFKFVLPVSVILFSTSCIIWKLRQMESDARGKYKRAMKLVIAVSAVFIFCFLPTNVAVVAVLITKLRSEIDCKSYVLAVNIFYNTLFMTYLNSVVDPVIYYFSSSAFKGALRKALGPLNVSLSKSTTDQEMEPRESRAEPSTDRHLSSAVLL is encoded by the coding sequence ATGGAGAACCTGACCCGGCGTTGTACTCCCAATGAAGATTCAAGTTCGGCATACAACTCGCCAGTAATCATTATAACATGCATCCTAGGATTCATTGGAAATGCAATTGCTTTGTGGATCTACTGTTTTCATGTAAAGAGCTGGAAACCGAATACAGTGTATTCATTGAACCTGGCAATTGCGGACACTCTTTTAATCTGCTGTCTTCCATTCCGAGCCGGTTACTACATACGCGATAAGGATTGGATTTTTGGTGATGTCCTTTGTCGCCTGAACATATTTATGATTTCCTTAAACCGGGTCGGCAGCATCATCTTCCTTATGGTTATAGCGATTGATCGCTATTTTAAGGTGGTTCATCCTCTCCACAAGGCAAACAAGGCAACTGCAAGGTGTGCGGTGAAGATAGCAATCGGTCTTTGGATTGTGGCGATGGCCATTTGTTCGCATTTGTTAATAGAAAAACATGACTTCAAGCAACGGAATGTCACGTTCTGTGAGCCTTTCAACATAAACTACCCCCTGAATCCAACAGCAATTTGGACTGATGCTGTTTTTATAGTCTTTAAGTTTGTTTTACCGGTTTCAGTGATTCTGTTCTCTACCTCTTGCATCATCTGGAAGTTAAGGCAAATGGAAAGTGATGCGAGGGGTAAATATAAGCGAGCAATGAAGCTTGTGATTGCGGTGTCAGcagtttttatattttgcttCCTGCCTACAAATGTTGCTGTAGTTGCGGTTCTAATTACAAAGCTAAGAAGCGAAATAGACTGCAAGTCATATGTCTTAGCAgttaatatattttataataCATTATTTATGACATATCTCAACAGTGTGGTTGATCCAGTTATTTACTACTTTTCAAGTTCAGCATTTAAAGGTGCTTTGAGGAAAGCTCTTGGCCCCCTTAATGTAAGCTTGTCCAAATCAACAACAGATCAAGAAATGGAACCGCGGGAATCCAGAGCAGAACCATCTACGGATCGACATCTGAGCTCTGCAGTACTCCTCTGA